In Nitrospirota bacterium, a genomic segment contains:
- a CDS encoding response regulator has protein sequence MKILIVDDDPSIRMLYKEELEDEGYEVVTASSGEEALRLFEEENPDLVTLDILMPDMDGIQVLRKMKEKRPRLPIIMSTAYDYRDDFAVWASEAYVVKSSDTTELKETIKKLLKK, from the coding sequence ATGAAGATACTTATAGTAGATGATGACCCTTCAATAAGGATGCTTTACAAGGAAGAACTTGAGGATGAAGGCTATGAAGTGGTTACCGCGAGTTCCGGCGAAGAGGCCTTGAGGCTTTTTGAGGAAGAGAACCCTGATCTCGTTACACTGGATATATTGATGCCGGATATGGATGGGATTCAGGTGTTGAGGAAGATGAAGGAGAAGAGGCCCCGGTTGCCCATAATCATGTCAACTGCCTATGATTACCGTGACGATTTTGCTGTATGGGCGTCGGAGGCGTATGTGGTGAAATCATCTGACACCACCGAGCTTAAAGAGACAATCAAAAAGCTCCTCAAGAAATAA
- a CDS encoding PAS domain S-box protein, giving the protein MSIRLKLSIFLLVFILIASMFGGGTMFIFDRISNNLDLLKKTSEEYRLHEELKMSIVEFSTYVKSWAFTGEQRYRRLYRDGLSKVYQDFGALQDYVADKDVLKEVGSKFTELNRTARKIFSYSRPKGNQAVLHLVGQIEEQELDILTSVEELHTESLKNVTIAVKETEESKARLTLYVAVLIFITIFSVIFLVLLITRSIGRPFKELLLFTEKIISGEVDAMTGVERNDEFGIIARRFGQVLSKLKESEENLRKRLSETELLFEVTRIASSTLELKESLKLITETVADWKGLDYVGVYLLNVEGQVFTLQALNRDADIFERSFAVDSGELCRKILDTREPVYKEMPTEREVAFIKRSLGSLILFPIIREGRCLGLFFIGVEAVRKFTENELNIANILSNTIGTIVRNAELYVSAMDQLNKITVLYELSRDLTTLLDLEDLLKRVVFEVTRLLHAKGCIIRLQEDHALKIKAHYGVPVDFIKGMETEVGEGIAGKVSSSGKSMLVENVAEMPEDTRVPVLEAKSVVCVPLKIGNEVIGTIGLYDKKGPEGEIITFNLDDLRTTEGIASLISLAIEKARIFEKEKEKEQEALEAKKRLDILFESVQGGIVTLDRNYTLLSINRFVEEFLHMQSEDVVGRSALEIFHEKGGICPHCAAKLTFETGDINIITQSKGANYAELSSYPIKDEEGDVVEAVVLIQDITDRVLYQEEILALYKEVAQTKEYLESLIDNSADAIVTTDLKGVVTSWNRGAERIYGFTEEEAIGSFLPFIPDFLLETEMQYIERIKQGETIKNIETLRKKRDGAMIEVSLTLSPIKDASGEVIGISGISRDISEKKKVEKELIRRNQELSRLFFISSAMRGTLELERLLRMVLTAVTMSDGLGFNRAILFLLDEEKSVLRGTMGVGPATPEEAWQIWERLSIEKKSLPEILRDIEEGPLRKDSFLDRLSTGIEVDLKDDTALSRAVRERKSFNIHDVKHDDLADPAVIQLLGTEAYAVVPLIARNKVIGVLWVDNYFNRKPITDEDMRFLSGFSDQIASAIESARLFEKVKLAESELENIFESISDLLYITTEDYTIRNINRAVVEKIGRKKEEIVGRKCYEIFHGMDRPYEKCPHHKTVKTQKAYIEELEDTYRGGTFLTSTSPLFDSSSNFMGTVHIVRDISELKKLREKLAMAEKMAALGEVAAKVAHEIRNPLVSIGGFSRRLEKRLDGKLLEYASVITREVDRLEEILKEILSFVRDVRISKEHLEGVKIIEDILSLFSQEIKKRGVVLETDFKDPLSLEVDPNRIKEALINIINNAIQIMGEGDHLIIRTYREQDYGVIEVSDTGPGINGKDLPYIFDPFFTTKIDGTGLGLAIAHRIIEEHQGKIDVYSTPGEGTTFKIYLPYKN; this is encoded by the coding sequence ATGAGTATAAGATTAAAACTCTCCATATTTCTGCTTGTCTTTATCCTTATTGCCTCCATGTTTGGCGGGGGTACCATGTTTATCTTCGACAGGATATCGAATAACCTCGATTTGCTCAAAAAAACCTCTGAGGAGTACAGGTTGCATGAGGAACTGAAGATGTCCATTGTGGAGTTTTCCACTTATGTGAAGAGCTGGGCCTTTACAGGTGAGCAGAGATATAGAAGGCTTTACAGGGATGGCCTCTCAAAGGTTTATCAGGACTTTGGTGCCCTTCAGGATTATGTTGCAGACAAGGATGTGCTGAAGGAGGTAGGTTCGAAATTCACTGAGTTGAACCGGACAGCCAGAAAGATATTCTCTTACTCAAGACCAAAAGGAAATCAGGCTGTACTCCACCTTGTGGGGCAGATTGAAGAGCAGGAACTGGATATATTGACCTCTGTGGAGGAGCTTCATACTGAATCCCTGAAAAATGTAACCATAGCAGTGAAGGAGACGGAAGAATCAAAGGCGAGATTGACGCTATATGTTGCAGTCCTTATTTTTATAACGATTTTTTCAGTAATTTTTCTTGTGCTTCTTATCACACGATCCATAGGCAGACCCTTCAAGGAGCTTCTTCTTTTTACAGAGAAGATTATCTCAGGCGAGGTAGATGCGATGACGGGAGTTGAGAGGAATGATGAGTTCGGCATCATTGCGAGGCGCTTTGGGCAGGTCTTGAGCAAACTGAAGGAGTCTGAGGAGAACTTGAGGAAAAGACTTTCAGAGACGGAGCTGCTCTTTGAGGTCACCCGTATTGCAAGCTCAACACTTGAGCTGAAGGAATCCCTGAAACTGATAACCGAAACCGTGGCTGACTGGAAGGGTCTTGATTATGTGGGTGTGTATCTCCTGAATGTGGAGGGACAGGTATTTACCTTGCAGGCTTTAAACAGGGATGCGGACATCTTTGAGAGGAGCTTTGCCGTGGACAGTGGGGAGCTGTGCAGAAAGATACTTGATACGAGAGAGCCTGTGTATAAGGAGATGCCGACGGAAAGGGAAGTCGCCTTTATAAAGCGCAGTCTGGGCTCACTCATCCTCTTTCCGATTATAAGGGAGGGCCGTTGCCTGGGGCTCTTTTTTATCGGTGTTGAGGCCGTAAGGAAGTTTACAGAGAATGAGCTGAACATAGCAAATATTCTCTCAAATACAATAGGTACCATTGTCAGAAATGCAGAGCTCTATGTCTCTGCCATGGACCAGCTCAACAAGATAACAGTCCTTTATGAGCTATCCAGGGACCTTACAACCCTGCTTGACCTTGAAGATCTTTTAAAGAGGGTTGTCTTTGAAGTGACGCGTCTTCTCCACGCAAAGGGCTGCATTATAAGACTTCAGGAGGACCATGCCCTGAAGATAAAGGCCCATTATGGTGTTCCGGTGGATTTTATAAAGGGGATGGAGACGGAGGTTGGAGAGGGGATTGCCGGTAAGGTTTCAAGCTCCGGTAAGTCCATGCTTGTTGAGAACGTAGCAGAGATGCCGGAAGATACACGGGTTCCGGTGCTTGAGGCAAAATCAGTGGTCTGTGTTCCCCTGAAGATAGGCAATGAGGTTATAGGAACAATCGGGTTATATGACAAGAAAGGGCCGGAGGGGGAGATTATAACCTTTAATCTTGACGACCTCAGGACTACGGAAGGCATTGCCTCCCTCATATCCCTTGCCATTGAAAAGGCCAGAATTTTTGAGAAGGAAAAAGAGAAGGAACAGGAAGCGCTGGAGGCAAAGAAGAGGCTGGATATCCTCTTTGAGAGCGTTCAGGGTGGTATTGTCACCCTTGACAGAAATTACACGCTCCTTTCCATCAACCGTTTTGTGGAAGAGTTTCTTCATATGCAGTCTGAGGATGTAGTGGGCAGAAGTGCCCTGGAGATATTTCATGAAAAAGGAGGAATATGTCCACATTGTGCAGCAAAACTCACCTTTGAGACCGGCGATATAAATATTATCACCCAATCCAAGGGGGCGAATTATGCTGAATTGAGTTCCTATCCCATTAAGGATGAAGAGGGTGATGTGGTTGAGGCGGTTGTCCTGATCCAGGATATTACGGACAGGGTACTGTACCAGGAGGAGATACTTGCCCTCTACAAGGAAGTAGCACAGACAAAGGAGTATCTGGAGAGCCTGATAGATAATTCGGCTGATGCCATTGTGACTACAGACCTGAAGGGGGTCGTTACTTCCTGGAACAGGGGTGCAGAAAGAATATACGGCTTTACAGAGGAGGAAGCGATCGGGTCTTTTCTACCCTTTATCCCTGATTTTCTCCTGGAGACAGAGATGCAGTACATAGAGAGAATCAAGCAGGGCGAAACAATAAAAAATATAGAGACACTGCGTAAGAAGAGAGACGGCGCCATGATCGAGGTAAGCCTTACCCTTTCACCAATCAAGGATGCCTCCGGAGAAGTTATAGGAATAAGCGGTATATCCAGGGATATATCTGAAAAGAAAAAAGTTGAAAAAGAGCTTATCAGGAGAAATCAGGAACTTTCGAGGCTTTTCTTTATAAGTTCAGCCATGAGGGGGACACTTGAGCTCGAAAGACTCCTCAGGATGGTCCTGACCGCTGTAACCATGAGTGACGGCCTTGGTTTCAACAGGGCCATCCTCTTTTTGCTGGATGAAGAGAAGTCCGTGCTCAGGGGGACAATGGGTGTTGGTCCCGCAACTCCTGAAGAGGCCTGGCAGATATGGGAGAGGCTTTCAATCGAGAAGAAGAGCCTGCCGGAGATACTGAGAGACATAGAGGAGGGGCCCCTGAGAAAGGACTCCTTCCTTGACAGATTGAGTACCGGGATCGAGGTTGACCTCAAGGATGATACGGCACTGTCACGTGCCGTCAGGGAGAGGAAGAGCTTTAATATACATGATGTCAAGCACGACGACCTTGCTGATCCTGCTGTTATTCAACTCCTTGGTACAGAGGCTTACGCTGTTGTTCCGCTCATTGCAAGGAACAAGGTCATAGGGGTGTTGTGGGTGGATAACTACTTTAACCGCAAACCCATTACGGATGAAGACATGAGATTCCTTTCCGGGTTTTCAGACCAGATTGCATCTGCCATAGAGAGCGCAAGGCTCTTTGAGAAAGTAAAGTTGGCAGAGTCTGAACTTGAGAATATATTTGAATCCATATCCGACCTGCTTTATATAACCACAGAGGATTATACGATCAGAAATATAAACAGGGCTGTTGTTGAGAAGATAGGGAGAAAGAAGGAGGAGATAGTCGGACGTAAGTGTTATGAGATATTTCATGGCATGGACAGACCTTACGAAAAATGCCCGCATCACAAGACAGTGAAGACACAGAAGGCCTATATCGAGGAGCTTGAGGATACATACAGGGGTGGGACTTTTTTGACATCCACCTCTCCGCTTTTCGACTCCTCAAGTAATTTTATGGGAACCGTCCATATTGTCAGGGATATCAGTGAACTGAAGAAGTTGAGAGAAAAACTCGCCATGGCTGAAAAGATGGCTGCCCTTGGTGAGGTGGCTGCAAAGGTTGCCCATGAGATAAGAAATCCCCTTGTCTCTATTGGCGGTTTCTCAAGGAGGCTTGAAAAGAGGCTTGACGGAAAGCTGCTGGAGTATGCCTCTGTAATCACCAGGGAGGTGGACAGGCTTGAGGAGATACTCAAGGAGATATTGAGCTTTGTCAGAGATGTGAGAATATCCAAGGAACATCTTGAAGGGGTTAAAATAATCGAGGATATCCTTTCGCTCTTTTCACAGGAGATAAAAAAGAGGGGGGTTGTTCTTGAAACGGATTTTAAGGATCCTCTCTCGCTTGAGGTTGATCCAAACAGGATAAAAGAGGCGCTGATAAATATAATAAATAATGCAATACAGATAATGGGTGAGGGAGACCACCTGATCATAAGGACATACAGAGAGCAGGATTACGGAGTGATTGAGGTAAGCGATACAGGGCCCGGCATCAACGGGAAGGACCTTCCTTATATCTTTGATCCCTTCTTTACCACGAAGATTGATGGAACAGGGCTTGGGCTTGCCATTGCACACCGTATAATTGAGGAGCATCAGGGAAAAATAGACGTCTATAGTACCCCGGGCGAGGGAACGACCTTCAAGATATATTTACCATATAAAAACTAA
- a CDS encoding flavin prenyltransferase UbiX, whose product MRRYILAITGATGPVMGLRILERLVEDSEVHLILSGPAISIIREEVGLDLSEKPEERLKTWLKEKKSDGNALSSFDGLFVHNGQNLWAPVSSGSFRIDAMFIVPCTMKTLSAIANGYADSLIERAADVSIKEGRPLILSPRETPLSAIHLENMLKLARLGVRIVPPVAGFYSKPESIDDMVDFMAGKVLDQMRIDHDLYKRWQQ is encoded by the coding sequence ATGAGGAGATATATTCTTGCAATAACTGGTGCAACCGGTCCTGTTATGGGGCTGAGAATACTTGAAAGACTGGTTGAGGACTCCGAGGTTCATCTCATCCTTTCAGGGCCCGCCATCTCGATAATAAGGGAAGAGGTGGGCCTTGATCTTTCAGAAAAGCCGGAAGAGAGGCTTAAGACCTGGCTTAAGGAGAAAAAGTCAGACGGCAATGCACTATCTTCCTTTGATGGTCTTTTTGTACATAACGGGCAGAATTTATGGGCCCCTGTCTCAAGTGGTTCCTTTCGGATCGATGCGATGTTCATAGTTCCCTGTACCATGAAGACCCTCTCTGCTATAGCAAACGGATATGCCGACAGCCTTATAGAGAGGGCTGCCGATGTTTCAATAAAAGAGGGCAGACCCCTTATCCTTTCGCCCCGGGAGACCCCGCTCAGTGCCATCCATCTTGAAAACATGCTCAAGCTTGCAAGGCTTGGCGTGAGGATAGTGCCCCCTGTTGCCGGTTTTTACAGCAAGCCGGAAAGCATTGATGATATGGTCGATTTTATGGCAGGAAAGGTCCTTGATCAGATGCGTATTGACCATGACCTGTATAAAAGGTGGCAACAGTAA
- a CDS encoding menaquinone biosynthesis decarboxylase translates to MAYKDLREFITLLEKKGLLKRITAEVDPVFEIAEINDRVVKAGGPALLFENPRGAKFPCIVNLFGSYERMNLALEVENLDDIGREILEFLEPEIPTNFMQKLKALPKLKQLSDFLPKYVKNGVCKEVITRENPSLDIFPVLKTWPEDGGRFITLPMVFTKDPETGERNCGMYRMQVYDSRTTGMHWHMHKDGARHYRKAEKLGKRLEVAVAIGADPAVMYSSTAPLPEGIDEMLFAGFLRKSPVELVKCETVDLEVPANAEIVLEGYCTPKERKVEGPFGDHTGYYSLQDEFPVFHITCITHRRDAIYPATIVGKPPMEDCYMAKATERIFLPLLKKQLPEVLDMNLPVEGVFHNIAIISIDKRYPGHARKVMYALWGMGQMSFTKMIVIVDSWVNVQDPGEVVWRLGNNVDPSKDVVILEGPLDVLEHASRIPAYGGKMGIDATKKWKTEGFTREWPDDVVMTPEIKKLVDERWKEYGF, encoded by the coding sequence ATGGCATATAAAGACCTGAGGGAATTTATAACCCTTCTTGAAAAAAAGGGATTACTGAAGCGGATAACGGCCGAGGTTGACCCTGTCTTTGAGATTGCAGAGATTAACGACCGTGTGGTAAAGGCAGGAGGGCCCGCCCTACTTTTTGAAAATCCAAGGGGAGCAAAATTCCCCTGCATCGTAAACCTCTTCGGCTCATACGAACGGATGAACCTTGCCCTTGAAGTTGAAAACCTTGATGATATCGGCAGGGAGATTCTGGAGTTTCTGGAACCGGAGATCCCTACGAATTTCATGCAGAAGCTCAAGGCCCTGCCAAAACTCAAGCAGTTGAGCGATTTTCTCCCCAAATATGTAAAGAACGGTGTCTGCAAAGAGGTGATTACACGGGAAAACCCTTCTCTTGACATCTTTCCGGTACTCAAGACATGGCCTGAGGATGGAGGAAGGTTTATAACCCTTCCAATGGTCTTCACAAAGGACCCGGAAACAGGTGAGCGTAACTGCGGGATGTATCGTATGCAGGTCTATGACTCAAGGACAACAGGGATGCACTGGCATATGCACAAAGATGGTGCAAGGCATTACCGTAAGGCTGAAAAACTGGGAAAGAGACTGGAAGTGGCTGTTGCCATCGGGGCTGACCCTGCAGTCATGTATTCTTCAACAGCCCCGCTCCCGGAGGGTATAGACGAGATGCTCTTTGCAGGGTTTTTAAGAAAATCGCCGGTTGAGCTCGTTAAATGCGAGACTGTAGACCTTGAGGTCCCTGCAAATGCAGAGATAGTGCTTGAGGGTTATTGTACACCAAAGGAGAGGAAGGTCGAGGGCCCATTTGGTGACCATACAGGGTATTACTCATTACAGGATGAATTTCCGGTCTTCCACATCACCTGTATAACCCACCGAAGGGATGCAATCTATCCGGCAACAATCGTCGGCAAGCCTCCGATGGAAGACTGCTACATGGCAAAGGCCACGGAAAGGATATTTTTACCCCTCCTGAAGAAACAGCTTCCCGAAGTTCTTGATATGAACCTCCCGGTTGAGGGAGTATTTCACAATATCGCCATCATATCCATTGACAAACGTTACCCCGGACATGCGCGCAAGGTAATGTATGCACTATGGGGAATGGGGCAAATGAGCTTCACGAAGATGATAGTGATAGTTGACAGCTGGGTCAATGTCCAGGACCCCGGTGAAGTCGTATGGAGGTTAGGCAACAATGTCGACCCCTCGAAGGACGTTGTGATACTTGAGGGCCCGCTGGATGTGCTTGAGCACGCCTCACGGATACCTGCTTACGGAGGCAAGATGGGCATAGATGCCACAAAAAAATGGAAGACAGAGGGCTTTACACGTGAGTGGCCGGATGACGTTGTGATGACGCCGGAGATAAAAAAGCTTGTGGATGAGAGATGGAAGGAGTATGGGTTCTGA
- a CDS encoding class I SAM-dependent RNA methyltransferase encodes MRLEALIPLYGGYTLSRDDGVIFIRGALPGEVVEAEVVEKKRDYSVASVTEVLEPSPDRIVPACPVFGICGGCHYQYIAYHRQVSMKEEVVLDCIERIGKTELSLDPSLISSPWHYRKRAQFKVSADGRIGFYRTLSHEVVEFEECLLLSPEINTFLKHIKSLGMPHGVKEIHLQSGDILLAAVKGDTFDAGIAAERLRDAGVSGISFKNGTVEGAGQICLDLDGYHYMVSPGSFFQVNWGLNHKLLSAISSFVSSIRPDRVIDLYCGAGNFSIPLSPFAGEIVGVEENPFSFRDGKENIELNRIGNVRLVNRRVEDFEPGKDTDMIILDPPRAGLTKRVLRGIIEASPSWLVYVSCNPSTFARDIGRLKEHYVPDSVRVVDMFPQTYHIEVLGILKKTS; translated from the coding sequence ATGAGACTTGAGGCACTTATTCCCCTTTACGGTGGATACACACTCAGCCGTGATGACGGTGTAATCTTTATCAGGGGTGCCCTTCCTGGTGAGGTTGTGGAGGCTGAGGTGGTGGAAAAAAAGAGGGATTATTCAGTTGCCTCTGTCACGGAAGTGCTTGAGCCCTCTCCAGACAGGATTGTGCCTGCCTGTCCTGTCTTCGGGATATGCGGAGGCTGCCATTATCAGTATATAGCCTATCATAGGCAGGTGAGCATGAAGGAGGAGGTTGTACTTGATTGTATTGAAAGGATTGGCAAAACAGAGCTGTCGCTTGATCCGTCCCTGATATCATCGCCATGGCATTACAGAAAGAGGGCTCAGTTCAAGGTTTCTGCAGATGGAAGGATAGGGTTTTACAGGACGCTGTCACATGAGGTTGTGGAATTTGAGGAGTGCCTCCTTTTGAGTCCAGAGATAAACACCTTCCTTAAACATATCAAGTCTCTTGGAATGCCCCACGGGGTGAAAGAGATTCATTTGCAGTCAGGTGATATATTGCTGGCTGCGGTAAAAGGGGATACGTTTGATGCCGGGATTGCTGCGGAAAGACTCAGGGATGCAGGTGTTTCCGGTATATCTTTTAAAAACGGAACCGTTGAGGGTGCCGGACAGATATGTCTTGACCTTGACGGTTATCATTATATGGTCTCACCAGGGTCCTTTTTTCAGGTCAACTGGGGGCTTAATCATAAGCTCTTGTCGGCTATCTCATCCTTTGTAAGCAGTATAAGGCCTGATAGGGTAATCGATCTTTACTGTGGCGCAGGGAACTTTTCCATTCCCCTTTCCCCCTTTGCAGGTGAGATAGTGGGTGTGGAGGAAAATCCCTTTTCCTTCAGAGATGGAAAGGAAAATATAGAGTTAAACAGGATCGGGAATGTCAGGCTTGTAAACAGGAGGGTTGAAGACTTTGAGCCAGGGAAGGATACTGACATGATTATCCTTGACCCACCACGTGCAGGGCTGACGAAGAGGGTGCTCAGGGGGATTATAGAGGCCTCTCCCTCATGGCTGGTGTACGTGTCCTGTAATCCTTCAACCTTTGCACGGGACATTGGACGTTTGAAGGAGCACTATGTTCCGGATTCCGTGAGGGTGGTTGATATGTTTCCCCAGACTTATCACATTGAGGTGCTCGGGATCCTTAAGAAGACAAGTTAA
- a CDS encoding rhodanese-like domain-containing protein has protein sequence MRNTLKVFMTVVALLAFLSPAYALSPAAVKELDAVLSQGPAKKHFQVNANQLYKWIKAKKKDFLVVDVRMPKAYKAGHVPGAINIPYSEILKPENLKKLPKNKILVLYCYTGQTQNLPIVALRALGYDARVMSFGYTSWGKGFWGGNMMKRAIGNAARKNFPVER, from the coding sequence ATGAGGAACACTTTGAAGGTATTTATGACGGTAGTGGCACTATTGGCTTTTTTATCACCTGCCTATGCGCTTAGCCCGGCAGCAGTAAAAGAGCTTGATGCCGTGCTGAGTCAGGGGCCGGCTAAAAAACATTTCCAGGTTAATGCAAATCAGCTATACAAATGGATTAAGGCAAAGAAGAAGGACTTCCTTGTAGTGGATGTAAGAATGCCTAAGGCTTACAAGGCTGGACACGTTCCAGGGGCGATCAATATTCCATACAGTGAGATACTCAAACCTGAAAACCTCAAAAAGCTGCCTAAGAACAAGATACTTGTCCTGTATTGTTACACGGGGCAGACTCAGAATCTCCCGATAGTCGCCTTGCGTGCACTTGGGTATGATGCCCGTGTGATGTCATTCGGCTATACATCATGGGGGAAAGGTTTCTGGGGTGGTAACATGATGAAGAGGGCTATTGGTAATGCTGCCCGAAAGAACTTCCCGGTAGAAAGGTAA
- a CDS encoding glycosyltransferase family 39 protein — translation MDTDQSDIKTAPYFLIISFFTLATPVILYSIRFLDDNRLTRWQWVFADINAFRVFLLLIPVIIIAYGLSKVSFFDHNPLFLFISSFMIAAVFWSEPEVIVDTSRYFTQAKHLELYGFKYFFNEWGGNILAWTDLPLIPFLYGIILKVFGEQRIYIQAFTTLLFSLSVVLTYLIGRTLWDEDTGFYAGLLMLGVPYLFVQIPFMMVDVPTMFFLTLSIFTFLMAMEYGGAGWIISSAIAIFLVFFCKYSTWPMLSVLCIILLVYLRKDWRGPLLRSSVIALLAGLLISVVILLKFDFFLGQIKFLFSYQMPGLRRWGETFASTFLFQINPFITAAALYSLYVAFRKKDMKYLIISYLILLVLLFQIRRIRYVIPLLPMLTLMASYGLRNIRAKEVRKFIVFCVIGSSLVLAISVYLPFLQKYSTVNLREAGRYLDSLEIGDAEVFTLPQKRSFVNPAVAVPILDLFTDRKLLYNYEVNKRFGRPIPAERVKKSSLRFTWLYRNPVYYRSGLKKPGQAGAVVVISQRVGQPLPGYVRKRVRGYHLSRVFSTATGVFRYRTIVKVYERNRGAK, via the coding sequence ATGGATACGGACCAATCTGATATCAAGACAGCCCCTTATTTTCTGATAATTTCCTTTTTTACACTGGCCACGCCTGTAATACTTTATTCAATTCGCTTTCTTGACGATAACAGGCTGACGAGGTGGCAGTGGGTATTTGCCGATATTAATGCATTCAGAGTTTTTCTGCTCCTGATTCCCGTTATTATAATTGCCTATGGCTTGTCAAAGGTCTCTTTTTTTGATCACAATCCGCTCTTCCTTTTTATCTCTTCCTTTATGATTGCAGCGGTCTTCTGGAGTGAGCCTGAGGTAATTGTGGATACCTCAAGATATTTTACACAGGCCAAGCATCTGGAACTGTATGGGTTTAAATATTTCTTTAATGAATGGGGAGGCAATATTCTGGCATGGACTGATTTGCCCCTTATACCCTTCCTTTACGGAATTATTCTTAAGGTGTTTGGGGAACAGAGGATATATATCCAGGCATTCACAACACTTCTCTTTTCACTGTCAGTTGTGCTCACATACCTGATCGGCAGGACACTCTGGGACGAAGATACGGGTTTTTATGCCGGGCTTCTCATGTTAGGGGTCCCGTATCTCTTTGTCCAGATACCGTTTATGATGGTTGATGTGCCGACGATGTTCTTCCTGACTCTCTCAATCTTTACTTTTCTCATGGCAATGGAGTACGGGGGGGCAGGGTGGATAATATCCTCGGCGATCGCCATATTCCTTGTCTTCTTTTGCAAGTACTCGACCTGGCCGATGCTTTCGGTCCTCTGTATCATACTGCTGGTGTACCTGAGAAAAGACTGGAGGGGGCCACTTCTCAGAAGCTCTGTAATTGCCCTGCTTGCAGGATTGCTCATCAGTGTGGTTATTTTACTGAAGTTTGACTTCTTTTTAGGACAGATTAAATTCCTCTTCAGCTATCAGATGCCGGGGCTGAGGCGGTGGGGAGAGACTTTTGCTTCAACCTTCCTCTTTCAGATAAACCCCTTTATTACTGCTGCAGCGTTATATTCCCTCTATGTTGCATTCAGAAAAAAGGATATGAAATATTTGATCATAAGCTACCTGATCCTTCTTGTTCTTCTGTTTCAGATAAGGAGGATACGGTATGTCATCCCGCTGTTGCCGATGCTGACATTAATGGCCTCTTACGGACTGAGAAATATCAGGGCCAAAGAGGTCAGGAAGTTTATAGTGTTTTGTGTTATAGGCTCTTCACTTGTACTGGCCATATCTGTATATCTTCCCTTTCTGCAGAAATACAGTACAGTAAACCTGAGGGAAGCTGGCAGGTATCTGGATTCGCTTGAAATCGGGGATGCTGAGGTCTTTACCCTGCCGCAGAAGAGGTCTTTTGTTAACCCTGCTGTTGCCGTACCTATCCTGGACCTTTTTACGGACAGGAAGCTTTTGTACAATTATGAGGTGAACAAGAGGTTTGGACGTCCCATACCGGCAGAAAGAGTCAAAAAATCATCCCTGAGATTTACCTGGCTGTACAGGAATCCCGTATATTACAGAAGCGGCCTGAAAAAGCCGGGCCAAGCCGGTGCAGTAGTTGTAATATCGCAGAGGGTGGGTCAGCCCCTTCCAGGCTATGTC